From a single Planctellipticum variicoloris genomic region:
- a CDS encoding efflux RND transporter periplasmic adaptor subunit, whose translation MNRSSLGQLLVPRGLLTLLLLLADAPSSLMAQGRGPAAVVVSPVQRREVSTWQSYVGTVYPMKKSAVGAAVDGRVVGFPVNIGDRVKKGSPLCQLLTETISLQISSAEAELRLRDEELNELKNGTRPEEINQSLARKESAQALLDYAKGRYQRAKRLSQQAQVITEEQLEESLSAFIAAERTFQAADLEHQLLVKGPRAEKILQQQARVEGQRDLVEQLKDQLKKHTMIAPFDGYVVAEGTEVGEWVSRAQVVAEVVYLDEVEIEAHVLDSQIDFIRPGQEVAIEVTALSKSSRSGFYLGTVAEVSPQGDTRTRTFPVRIRAKNVIREDGPELKSGMIARVALPSDSRQEAVLVPKDSIVLGTGAPKVYGIVPAPPAPPGGGAPGASPKPSPPADKKAAAGPPPMLAKPIPVELGLSDGEWVAVSGDLAGIEQVVVLGNERLMPFPTPVVVTDVRKPLVKAEDAESKLQPARNEPEAENGKSPQSGR comes from the coding sequence GTGAATCGCTCTTCGCTCGGTCAACTCCTTGTGCCCCGCGGCCTGCTGACGCTGCTGCTGCTGCTCGCCGACGCCCCGTCCTCGCTCATGGCGCAGGGGCGCGGTCCCGCCGCAGTCGTCGTCTCGCCGGTCCAGCGCCGTGAGGTCTCCACCTGGCAAAGCTACGTCGGCACCGTCTATCCCATGAAGAAAAGCGCCGTCGGCGCCGCCGTGGATGGTCGCGTCGTAGGATTCCCCGTGAATATCGGCGATCGCGTCAAGAAGGGCTCGCCCCTCTGTCAGCTTCTGACGGAAACCATCTCGCTCCAGATTTCTTCCGCCGAAGCCGAACTCCGACTGCGCGACGAAGAACTGAACGAACTGAAAAACGGGACCCGCCCCGAAGAAATCAATCAGTCGCTGGCTCGCAAGGAGTCCGCTCAGGCGCTCCTGGATTACGCCAAAGGCCGCTACCAGCGCGCCAAGCGGCTGTCGCAACAGGCGCAAGTCATCACCGAAGAGCAGCTCGAAGAGTCCCTCTCCGCGTTCATCGCGGCCGAGCGGACGTTTCAGGCCGCGGATCTCGAACATCAATTGCTGGTCAAAGGCCCGCGCGCGGAAAAGATTCTGCAGCAGCAGGCCCGCGTGGAAGGTCAACGGGACCTGGTCGAGCAGCTCAAGGATCAGCTCAAAAAGCACACGATGATCGCCCCGTTCGACGGCTACGTGGTCGCCGAAGGAACCGAAGTTGGCGAATGGGTCAGCCGGGCTCAGGTGGTCGCCGAAGTCGTCTACCTCGATGAAGTCGAAATCGAAGCCCACGTCCTGGACTCGCAGATCGATTTCATCCGACCTGGCCAGGAAGTGGCGATCGAAGTGACGGCCCTGTCCAAGTCGAGCCGCAGTGGTTTCTATCTGGGAACGGTCGCAGAGGTTTCGCCGCAAGGAGATACCCGCACCCGCACCTTCCCGGTCAGAATTCGCGCAAAGAATGTCATTCGAGAAGACGGCCCGGAGTTGAAATCGGGCATGATCGCCCGCGTGGCTCTCCCGTCGGATTCGCGCCAGGAAGCGGTCCTGGTCCCCAAAGACTCCATCGTGCTCGGAACCGGAGCCCCCAAAGTCTATGGGATCGTTCCCGCGCCCCCCGCTCCTCCGGGGGGAGGGGCGCCAGGCGCCTCCCCCAAACCTTCCCCGCCGGCCGACAAGAAGGCGGCGGCTGGACCGCCGCCCATGCTCGCCAAACCGATCCCGGTCGAACTCGGATTGTCGGATGGCGAGTGGGTCGCCGTATCGGGCGATCTGGCCGGCATCGAACAGGTCGTTGTGCTCGGCAACGAACGCCTGATGCCGTTTCCCACCCCTGTGGTGGTGACCGACGTTCGAAAGCCGCTCGTCAAGGCGGAGGACGCCGAGTCGAAACTCCAACCCGCCCGGAACGAGCCGGAAGCCGAAAACGGCAAATCTCCGCAGTCGGGTCGGTAG